From the Flavimarina sp. Hel_I_48 genome, one window contains:
- a CDS encoding D-alanyl-D-alanine carboxypeptidase, translated as MKTVFGFVGVLITLFMLISCGTHGKLHKEITGTFMDSLCFEQGFAGLALYDPVEKRMLYTHNADKYFTPASNTKLLTFYTGLSILGDSVPALKYHVSGDSLIFSGTGDPSLLNTDLPSSNILDFLRYRRECLFYEVPSYTETHFGPGWAWDDYDYYYSVERAAYPIYANRATFTQNDSQEVPEAYPKYYKKNLVLDSLNLQKTSRLSRKLNENTVFYQNMVRDTSFRQEVPLKYSPELFVEVLEDTLKKEVGLISKYRPFNGIEKTLYSIPTDSLYKQMLMVSDNFLAEQILLLAAGVLTDTLKTGIAIDYMKENAFKQLPDKPIWVDGSGLSRYNLQTPRNMIKVLELITEKMPVEKVIQFLPVSGKEGSLENYSGAIPYLYAKTGSMSNNHSLSGFIKTKSGKMLLFSFMNSNYIVPSATLKEGMEKILLKIRDHY; from the coding sequence ATGAAGACAGTTTTTGGGTTTGTAGGTGTACTAATTACCCTATTTATGCTGATTTCTTGTGGTACACATGGTAAGCTACATAAGGAAATCACAGGCACATTTATGGATTCGCTTTGTTTTGAGCAGGGTTTTGCCGGGCTTGCGCTCTATGATCCTGTGGAAAAAAGAATGCTTTACACCCACAATGCCGATAAATATTTTACGCCGGCATCAAATACAAAACTGCTCACTTTTTATACTGGATTATCCATTTTAGGGGATTCGGTACCTGCGTTGAAATATCATGTTTCTGGCGATAGCCTTATTTTTAGTGGGACGGGGGATCCCTCGCTACTTAATACTGATCTCCCTTCTTCTAACATATTGGATTTTTTACGGTATCGCAGGGAATGTCTTTTCTATGAAGTGCCCAGTTATACGGAAACCCATTTTGGCCCAGGCTGGGCCTGGGATGACTATGATTATTATTACAGCGTAGAGCGTGCGGCCTATCCTATTTATGCAAATCGCGCAACATTCACCCAGAACGACTCGCAAGAAGTCCCGGAAGCCTATCCCAAATATTATAAGAAAAACCTAGTTCTGGACTCCTTAAACCTTCAAAAAACATCCCGTTTAAGCCGAAAATTGAACGAAAACACCGTTTTTTATCAAAATATGGTTCGTGATACCTCTTTCCGGCAGGAAGTTCCCCTTAAATATTCCCCAGAACTTTTTGTTGAAGTCCTGGAAGACACGCTTAAAAAGGAAGTTGGTTTAATTTCAAAATACCGCCCATTCAATGGAATCGAAAAAACGCTTTATAGTATTCCTACAGATAGCCTCTATAAACAGATGCTGATGGTAAGTGATAATTTTCTTGCAGAACAGATTTTATTACTTGCTGCCGGCGTACTTACTGATACGCTCAAAACCGGCATCGCCATTGACTATATGAAGGAAAATGCCTTTAAACAATTACCAGATAAACCTATCTGGGTGGACGGTTCTGGCCTGTCGCGTTACAACCTGCAAACCCCGCGCAACATGATCAAGGTCCTGGAGCTGATCACCGAAAAAATGCCGGTGGAGAAAGTGATCCAATTTTTACCCGTTAGCGGAAAAGAAGGGAGTTTAGAAAATTACAGCGGTGCTATTCCCTATCTCTACGCTAAAACCGGTAGTATGAGCAATAATCACAGCCTAAGCGGATTTATAAAAACCAAAAGCGGAAAAATGCTGCTTTTCAGTTTTATGAACAGCAATTATATCGTGCCTTCAGCTACGCTAAAGGAAGGGATGGAAAAAATACTGCTAAAGATTCGTGATCATTATTAG
- a CDS encoding ferritin-like domain-containing protein: MNYSEEIGKKLNTLLEKNYDAEAGYKKAAEDVKNPTLKSYFESRAKDRYDFGHAIKAELSSYGQEPDKGTSIKGDLHRAWMDLKSAFSSDKEEAILEEAIRGEKAAIEDYDEIINDKEVPPSTSELLIKQRNLVQEALTKAQALEIAADNS, from the coding sequence ATGAATTATTCAGAAGAAATAGGTAAAAAACTAAATACATTACTAGAAAAGAATTACGATGCTGAGGCTGGTTATAAAAAAGCAGCTGAAGACGTCAAAAACCCAACCTTGAAAAGTTATTTTGAATCGAGGGCGAAGGATCGTTACGACTTTGGCCATGCCATTAAAGCGGAATTGAGCAGTTATGGGCAGGAACCTGATAAAGGTACTAGCATTAAGGGTGACTTGCACCGCGCTTGGATGGACTTAAAGTCGGCTTTTAGTTCAGATAAAGAAGAAGCTATTTTAGAAGAAGCCATACGTGGTGAGAAAGCTGCTATTGAAGATTACGATGAAATTATTAATGATAAAGAAGTTCCCCCTTCTACTTCAGAATTATTGATTAAACAAAGAAATCTTGTTCAGGAAGCGCTAACAAAAGCACAAGCTTTAGAAATCGCAGCTGATAATAGCTAA
- a CDS encoding zinc-dependent metalloprotease produces MLKKLFSIIPVLLFVVGCSTQKEAVSASKTGENEQKLPNGIKYYDKVITAKAITDDGLFKTHRVDEKLYYEIPDSLFGVDMLLVSRIAKVPNNFGGGYVNAGSKVNEQVVRWSKRDKQVDMKVVSFENQSDPESPINYSVEANNFFPILFSSKIVAYSKDSTAVVIEVNGLFEEDIQALSGISPRLKKQYKVKKLDKSRSFIESVKSFPKNIEVQHVATYEAEEPPENDQAGTISLLMNQSMILLPKDKMQPRIADDRVGWFTTKKYDYNSDELKSDDYEIIRRWRLVPKDMEAYKRGELVEPVKPIVYYLDPGTPEKWRPYFKKGIEDWNVAFEEAGFKNAIIAKDPPTKEEDPEFSPEDARYSVVRYIASTTRNAVGPSVSDPRTGEIIESDIIWYHNHLRSYRNRFMIEAGAQNPNARTLNTPEAEIGEMMRMVIAHEVGHALGMPHNMKASSAYPTDSLRDANFTNKYGLTPSIMDYARVNYVAQPGDEGVRYIRMMGPYDLYAINWGYRYLPEANSAKAEKSTLDQWILVKAGDPIYEFGSGRDGVDPQSQRESLGRDQVKASAYGLANLKKVVPNLVEWTAKEGADYAELDEVYSELTSLWRGYIYHVIANVGGVYETLKTSNQEGVVYNPVPKAMQQKAIAFLNENAFTTPEWLLDENILNRIEADGAIERVQNLQTRAMNYLLDADRISRMSENEQRNGNSAYAPLSMLDDVRKGVYSELYSGKPVDAYRRNLQRSYIDAAAEILQKAETEDGENLLKSDVVALMRGELQRLAIDLYKRKSRSGDALTTYHYEDLIARINKAFDTND; encoded by the coding sequence ATGCTGAAAAAACTATTCTCCATCATTCCTGTGCTCCTTTTCGTCGTAGGCTGTTCTACTCAAAAAGAAGCTGTTTCTGCATCAAAAACAGGTGAAAACGAACAAAAACTACCGAATGGTATTAAATATTACGATAAGGTAATCACCGCAAAGGCCATTACAGATGATGGCCTTTTCAAAACCCATCGCGTGGATGAGAAGTTGTATTATGAGATCCCAGATTCTCTTTTTGGGGTAGATATGCTGCTGGTAAGTAGGATTGCCAAGGTTCCCAATAACTTTGGCGGCGGTTATGTTAATGCTGGTTCAAAGGTAAATGAGCAGGTAGTGCGCTGGTCTAAACGGGATAAGCAGGTGGATATGAAAGTGGTGAGCTTTGAAAATCAAAGTGATCCAGAATCGCCCATTAACTATAGCGTAGAGGCAAACAATTTCTTTCCGATACTTTTCAGTTCAAAAATCGTAGCCTATTCTAAGGACTCTACCGCTGTGGTGATTGAGGTTAATGGGCTCTTTGAAGAAGATATTCAGGCATTGAGCGGGATTTCCCCTCGCTTAAAAAAGCAGTACAAAGTAAAGAAATTAGATAAAAGCAGATCGTTTATAGAATCTGTAAAATCATTTCCGAAGAATATAGAAGTACAGCATGTGGCTACTTACGAGGCTGAAGAACCACCCGAAAATGACCAGGCCGGTACGATCTCTTTGCTCATGAACCAGTCAATGATCCTATTGCCAAAAGATAAAATGCAACCGCGAATAGCAGACGATCGCGTGGGCTGGTTTACGACTAAAAAATACGATTACAATTCTGACGAACTAAAGTCTGATGATTATGAGATCATTCGCCGCTGGCGACTGGTACCAAAGGATATGGAAGCTTATAAACGTGGCGAACTTGTAGAACCTGTAAAACCCATCGTTTATTATCTTGATCCGGGTACGCCAGAAAAATGGAGACCGTATTTTAAAAAGGGTATAGAAGACTGGAACGTGGCTTTTGAGGAAGCGGGTTTTAAAAATGCGATCATTGCTAAAGATCCCCCCACAAAAGAAGAAGACCCGGAATTTAGTCCGGAAGATGCGCGTTATTCTGTGGTGCGTTACATTGCCAGCACAACCAGGAACGCGGTGGGACCTTCAGTAAGCGACCCGCGTACCGGTGAAATTATTGAAAGTGATATCATCTGGTACCATAACCATTTACGCTCGTACCGTAACCGTTTTATGATCGAAGCTGGAGCACAAAATCCCAATGCGCGTACGCTGAATACGCCAGAGGCGGAAATAGGCGAAATGATGCGTATGGTGATCGCCCATGAAGTGGGACATGCCCTGGGAATGCCACACAATATGAAAGCAAGTTCGGCTTATCCCACAGATTCCCTTCGAGATGCCAATTTTACTAATAAATATGGCTTAACGCCAAGTATAATGGATTACGCACGCGTAAATTATGTGGCGCAGCCCGGTGATGAAGGTGTGCGCTATATACGCATGATGGGTCCTTATGACCTGTATGCCATTAATTGGGGCTACCGTTATCTGCCAGAAGCAAATTCCGCTAAAGCGGAAAAAAGCACATTAGACCAGTGGATTCTTGTGAAAGCGGGCGATCCTATATATGAATTCGGTAGTGGTCGTGATGGAGTAGACCCGCAATCACAACGGGAAAGCCTGGGTCGCGACCAGGTAAAAGCAAGTGCGTATGGACTGGCAAATCTTAAAAAAGTAGTTCCCAATCTGGTGGAATGGACAGCAAAAGAAGGCGCTGATTATGCGGAACTTGATGAAGTCTACAGCGAACTTACCAGTTTATGGAGAGGTTATATTTATCATGTCATTGCCAATGTGGGAGGAGTTTATGAAACCTTAAAAACTTCTAATCAGGAGGGCGTTGTTTATAACCCGGTCCCTAAAGCAATGCAACAAAAAGCAATTGCCTTTCTCAATGAAAACGCATTTACCACCCCAGAATGGTTGCTTGATGAGAATATCCTGAACCGTATAGAAGCAGATGGAGCTATAGAGCGTGTACAGAACTTACAAACACGCGCCATGAATTATCTGCTTGATGCGGATAGAATCTCCCGAATGAGTGAAAATGAACAGCGCAACGGGAATTCCGCATACGCGCCCCTTTCCATGTTAGATGATGTGCGCAAGGGAGTTTATAGCGAACTATATTCGGGCAAACCTGTAGACGCTTATCGCCGCAACTTACAGCGCTCCTATATAGATGCTGCCGCTGAAATACTGCAGAAAGCAGAAACTGAAGATGGTGAAAATCTTTTGAAATCTGATGTCGTAGCGCTAATGCGTGGTGAATTGCAACGGCTGGCAATAGATCTATACAAACGAAAATCGAGAAGTGGGGATGCTTTGACCACCTATCATTATGAAGATCTGATTGCGAGAATCAACAAGGCATTTGATACTAATGATTAG